A region of Thermobifida halotolerans DNA encodes the following proteins:
- a CDS encoding acyl-CoA dehydrogenase family protein codes for MEDGQLFDLGPRHREIQRIARSVAESVEEFADEADAAVEVHRGVAQALRDSGLARQVVPAAYGGESDVLDPLAIAVVREALMYTSAHLDSLFGMQGVGSYSLTVGGSDELRREWLPRVARLEAIAGLALTEPDIGSDLRGVTTTIEATPRGVRVDGRKSFITNGGVADFYCVLGREGEGYSMVLVPADAPGLTVRRGDDLIAPHILGELHFEGVEVPEGNRLGVPGRAFSLMLQTLAVFRVTVAGSAVGLAQAALDEALRHAGTRQQFGRPLLDLGAVSQSLALSWTEVETARAITYRAAALAKSDPLGHLDYSSIAKVSATEAAGRVADRSVQTMGRFGLVRGSKIERLYRNARPLRVYEGATEVLLDSLARRLAKRSG; via the coding sequence GTGGAAGATGGGCAGTTGTTCGACCTGGGTCCGCGTCACCGCGAGATCCAGCGGATCGCGCGGTCGGTGGCCGAGAGCGTCGAGGAGTTCGCCGACGAGGCGGACGCCGCGGTCGAGGTGCACCGGGGCGTCGCACAGGCGCTGCGGGACAGCGGTCTGGCGCGCCAGGTGGTGCCCGCGGCCTACGGAGGTGAGAGCGACGTCCTCGACCCGCTCGCGATCGCCGTCGTCCGCGAGGCGCTGATGTACACCTCGGCGCACCTGGACTCCCTGTTCGGCATGCAGGGGGTGGGGAGCTACTCGCTCACCGTCGGCGGCTCCGACGAGCTGAGGCGCGAGTGGCTCCCTCGGGTGGCCCGGCTGGAGGCGATCGCCGGGCTCGCCCTGACCGAACCCGACATCGGTTCCGACCTGCGGGGCGTCACCACGACCATCGAGGCCACCCCCAGGGGGGTGCGGGTCGACGGCCGCAAGTCGTTCATCACCAACGGCGGCGTCGCCGACTTCTACTGCGTCCTCGGCCGTGAGGGCGAGGGCTACTCCATGGTGCTGGTCCCCGCGGACGCGCCCGGCCTGACCGTCCGGCGCGGCGACGACCTCATCGCGCCGCACATCCTGGGGGAACTCCACTTCGAGGGGGTCGAGGTGCCCGAGGGCAACCGCCTCGGCGTGCCGGGTCGGGCGTTCTCCCTCATGCTGCAGACGCTGGCGGTGTTCCGGGTGACCGTGGCGGGCTCGGCCGTCGGGCTCGCCCAGGCGGCCCTCGACGAGGCGCTGCGGCACGCCGGGACCCGTCAGCAGTTCGGCAGGCCGCTGCTCGACCTGGGTGCGGTGTCGCAGAGCCTGGCGTTGTCGTGGACCGAGGTGGAGACGGCCAGGGCCATCACCTACCGGGCGGCCGCCCTCGCCAAGAGCGACCCACTGGGGCATCTGGACTACTCCTCGATCGCCAAGGTCAGCGCGACCGAGGCGGCGGGGCGCGTGGCCGACCGCTCGGTGCAGACCATGGGCCGCTTCGGACTGGTCCGCGGCTCCAAGATCGAGCGCCTCTACCGCAACGCGCGGCCGCTGCGCGTGTACGAGGGGGCCACCGAGGTGCTGCTCGACTCCCTGGCCAGGCGGCTCGCCAAGCGGAGCGGCTGA
- a CDS encoding acyl-CoA dehydrogenase family protein → MTAKPVDEYTEIRELAAKVAREVYGPIAEKLDVERSPISREERLRLGELGFLGIAHQERYGGAGAPLAQALAVIEEFAKVCRPAAFQIFEANTGPAQVINHLGTEEQRERWLPDIVSGERTMAVAISEPDAGSAATDMRTSARPSGDGYVINGTKRWISNGGEADQYLVYARLGDAPGSKAIGALVVDKGTPGLSFGPPERLMGFRGIPSADIIFDDVWVPRENLVVPEGGFGRLFGVFSVERLGNTTMSLAIGQEALDRTIQYVQEREQFGRPLIEFQSIQVTLADMVLQVDAARLLQQRAAASAENGLPDPLQVSLAKCTANEMAKRVTDLAMQLHGGNGYTEEYGIERLHRDAHGWAIAGGTPTMQRIRIVSELLGRKFNQRR, encoded by the coding sequence GCCCGATCTCGCGCGAGGAGCGGCTCCGCCTGGGTGAACTGGGCTTCCTCGGCATCGCCCACCAGGAGCGCTACGGTGGGGCCGGGGCTCCCCTCGCCCAGGCGCTGGCCGTGATCGAGGAGTTCGCCAAGGTCTGCCGGCCCGCGGCCTTCCAGATCTTCGAGGCCAACACCGGACCGGCGCAGGTGATCAACCACCTGGGCACCGAGGAGCAGCGCGAGCGCTGGCTGCCGGACATCGTCTCCGGCGAGAGGACCATGGCCGTCGCCATCTCCGAGCCCGACGCCGGCTCCGCCGCCACCGACATGCGTACCTCGGCCCGGCCCTCCGGCGACGGCTACGTGATCAACGGCACCAAGCGCTGGATCTCCAACGGCGGAGAGGCCGACCAGTACCTCGTCTACGCCCGGCTCGGCGACGCCCCCGGGTCCAAGGCGATCGGCGCGCTCGTGGTCGACAAGGGCACCCCCGGACTCAGCTTCGGCCCTCCCGAACGGCTCATGGGCTTCCGCGGCATCCCCTCGGCCGACATCATCTTCGACGACGTGTGGGTGCCCAGGGAGAACCTGGTCGTTCCCGAGGGCGGCTTCGGCAGGCTGTTCGGCGTCTTCTCCGTCGAACGCCTCGGCAACACGACGATGAGCCTGGCCATCGGCCAGGAGGCCCTGGACCGGACCATCCAGTACGTCCAGGAGCGCGAGCAGTTCGGCAGGCCGCTCATCGAGTTCCAGAGCATCCAGGTCACCCTCGCCGACATGGTGCTGCAGGTCGACGCCGCGCGCCTGCTGCAGCAGCGCGCCGCTGCCAGCGCCGAGAACGGGCTGCCCGACCCGCTGCAGGTCTCCCTGGCCAAGTGCACCGCCAACGAGATGGCCAAGCGGGTCACCGACCTGGCCATGCAGTTGCACGGCGGCAACGGGTACACCGAGGAGTACGGCATCGAGCGACTGCACCGCGACGCCCACGGCTGGGCCATCGCGGGCGGCACGCCGACCATGCAGCGCATCCGCATCGTCTCCGAACTGCTGGGCCGCAAGTTCAACCAGCGCCGGTAG